The Primulina tabacum isolate GXHZ01 chromosome 16, ASM2559414v2, whole genome shotgun sequence genome window below encodes:
- the LOC142528996 gene encoding LOW QUALITY PROTEIN: piezo-type mechanosensitive ion channel homolog (The sequence of the model RefSeq protein was modified relative to this genomic sequence to represent the inferred CDS: inserted 3 bases in 2 codons; deleted 1 base in 1 codon; substituted 2 bases at 2 genomic stop codons) — translation MGTILGGFVLPLLLLTAGVMNWSLISLINLMTSLFFRFNAPKRGFQFRGRILSLWFVLFYSALVVCLQVVFLTVRAIMGSSWSIADSWWIKLIGLMTIQSWIFPTAIYFMVVELLVGLVAIVEINRNNFGFFEYQESCWGYLSSVVEHIGYRLRLVSCLLLPAMQLAVGISNPSWLSLPFFIGSCVGLVDWSLTSNFLGLFRWWKLLWVYAGLSICLLYIYQFHFVFPQTSQGIINSIGLYKVSVDCDWQEICSGISLMVFYYTLSCVKHDLEDMEFIMSMREGSLTEQLLPSRNSFFVRQLRSGVRHTNILLRGTVFRIFSINWFTYGFPVSLFALSYWSFHFASICAFGLLAYVGYILYAFPSLFRLHRLNGLLLVFILLWAVSTYIFNVAFAXVNWKLGKDMEIWEIVGLWHYPIPGFFLLAQFCLGILVALGNLVSNSVFLWLSNEERQISNESETEEVKDDAKVLLVATIAWGLRKCSRAIVLLLIFLIATKPGLIHAVYVIFFFAYLLSHNINKRMRQSLILLCEAHFAILYVLQLNLVSRKLENEGSISKEVLKQLGLIGNDSSWDFLEIALLACFCAIHNHGFEMLFSFSAIVQHTPSPPIGFSILRAGLNKSVLLSVYSTSNFRDDYENRSHERKVALYLSEIGKKFLSIYKSFGPYIAFLTILFAVYLVRPNYISFGYIFLLLFWIIGRQLVEKTKRRLWFPLKAYAIGVFIFMYILSIFPTIXTWMSAEVDLFVFFGYDTESSLLGNLWESLAILIVMQLYSYERRQSKHMNAQDHDPMQLGILGFIKRFLIWHSQKFLLIALFYASLSPISAFGFLYLLGLVCCSVLPTASRIPSKSFLIYTGFLVTAEYLFQMWGKQAKMFPGQEYHDISLFLGLQVYKPSFEGLESGLRAKVLVIAACTLQYNVFRWLEKRSTILNVGRSEDPCPLFLSAEDLSTAVSTSDGYNQTLSASRDMATPRTGQSNSCPSFRHGIHQSSQASSSRRSSSTRAPRKYSFGYIWGTMNDSHRWNNKRIVALKQERFEMQQTTLKVYLKFWMENMFKLFGLEINMIALLLASFALLNAISILYIACLASCILLGRPIIRKLWPIFVFLFATILLAEYFEMWKNMMPFNQHVSTETNVRCHDCWKNSTXYFHYCQKCWLGLIVDDPRMLISSFMVFILACFKLRADRMSSFSGSSTYRQVLSQRKNAFVWQDLSFETKSMWTFLDYLRVYCYCHLLDLVLALILITGTLEYDILHLGYLCFALIFFRLRLTILKKKNKIFKYLRAYNFAVIVLSLAYQSPFIGDFNAGKCETIDYIYEVIGFYKYDYGFRITSRSALVEIIIFVLVSLQSYMFSSSEFDYVFRYLEAEQIGAIVREQEKKAAWKTKQLQHIRESEVKKRQRNLQVEKMKSEMLNLQIQLHGMNCTAFYDDVSPTKEGLRRRKNASLSRQDSGGFEKRDGDIHPDSQFSFNVYESPRGIRAESPFAVDFEKHLMDASLFEITELEEDAGDNVIDDSTKADKAKSQSKDNPLASAVQLIGDGVFQVQSIGSQAVSNLVSFLNIVPEDSNSNEPSSVEYELSNDRGRPDVKNKHLNRTASLQSDRSRTSDPASLQIGRIVHHIWSRMRSNNDIVCYCCFVLVFLWNFSLLSVVYLSALFLYALCVNTGPSYIFWIVILIYTEIYILVQYIYQIMIQHCSFSIHSALLPKLGFPTKRIKSSFVISLLPLFLVYLSTLLQSSITAKDGEWLXSAGFNGRGRLLNRKQVVAGSSCWVKAKKFFQLMKQATEMVILGCSRYWKSLTQEAESPPYFVQLSMDVKSWPEDGIQPERIESAVNQILRLVHESNCKKENPNHCPYASKVQIRSIEKSTENVNVALVVFEVVCTSPLAECAPAEQFSTLTPASDVAKEILKARLAHLVEEAGFPYSILSVIGGGKRDIDLYAYIFGADLMVFFLVAIFYQSVIKNKSEFLEYYQLEDQFPKEFVSILMIIFFLMILDRIMYLCSFAMGKVIFYLFNLILFTYIITEYAWNMDTSQQNAAGLALRAIYLTKAVSFALQAMQIRFGIPHKSTLYRQFLTSDVSRFNYLGYRLYRALPFLYELRCVLDWSCTATSLTMYDWLKLEDINASLYLVKCDNVLNRAKHKQGDKQTKMTKFCNGICLFFILSCVIWAPMLMYSSGNPSNIANPINDASFQFDIKTDGGRLTLFQTTLCERIAWDHVNATGDLDPQYYLSSYNVNDIQLICCQADASTLWFVPDVVQKQFIQSLGNTFMDMKYSWVLMRDRPKGKETVKYEKSVDPSDLPKASEVEGVLNGSFSSFRVHNIYPRFFRVTGSGEVRPFEQEVNDVNADLVLLHHGTSKWWSFHVINSFNTSSCRGLLGPMAIIVSEETPQGFLGETLSKFSIWGLYITFVLAVGRFIRLQCSDLRMRIPFENLPSCDRLIAICEDIYAARAEGELGVEEVLYWTLIKIYRSPHMLLEYTNPS, via the exons ATGGGAACTATTTTGGGTGGATTTGTATTGCCCTTGCTGCTTCTGACAG CTGGGGTAATGAACTGGAGCTTGATTTCTCTTATTAATCTAATGACTTCATTGTTCTTCCGGTTTAATGCCCCTAAAAGAG GATTTCAGTTCAGAGGAAGGATTTTATCTTTGTGGTTTGTTCTTTTTTACTCGGCTCTTGTGGTTTGTCTGCAAGTGGTATTTCTTACTGTGAGGGCCATTATGGGCTCATCATGGAGCATTGCTGATTCCTGGTGGATAAAGCTAATTGGACTTATGAC GATTCAGTCTTGGATATTTCCCACAGCAATCTATTTCATGGTTGTAGAATTATTAGTGGGGCTTGTTGCTATTGTTGAGATCAACAGGAACAATTTTGGCTTCTTTGAATATCAAGAATCATGCTGGGGTTATCTTTCATCAGTTGTTGAACATATAG GTTATCGCCTGAGGTTAGTTTCCTGCTTATTACTGCCAGCTATGCAGTTGGCTGTGGGGATCAGCAATCCTTCTTGGCTTTCTTTACCCTTTTTCATTGGCAGCTGTGTTGGTCTCGTTGATTGGTCTTTAACAAGCAACTTTTTAGGCCTTTTCAG GTGGTGGAAGCTGCTGTGGGTATATGCTGGCTTGAGCATATGTCTACTGTATATATATCAGTTTCATTTTGTGTTTCCACAAACaagtcaaggaataatcaaCTCAATTGGTCTGTACAAAGTATCAGTTGATTGTGACTGGCAAGAAATTTGTTCTGGTATTTCTCTGATGGTGTTCTACTATACG CTTTCTTGTGTGAAGCATGATTTGGAGGACATGGAATTCATCATGTCCATGAGAGAAGGCAGCTTGACTGAGCAACTTCTTCCATCAAGAAACTCCTTTTTTGTTCGGCAACTGAG GTCTGGAGTAAGGCATACCAACATTTTATTGAGGGGAACCGTTTTCAGGATTTTTAGTATTAACTGGTTCACTTATGGCTTTCCG GTATCCTTGTTTGCCCTCTCGTATTGGAGCTTCCATTTTGCGAGTATTTGTGCATTTGGATTACTTGCATATGTTGGATATATTTTGTATGCTTTTCCATCCTTGTTCCGCTTGCACCGGTTGAATGGGTTGCTTCTTGTATTTATTCTCTTGTGGGCTGTGAGCACATATATATTCAACGTGGCTTTTGCATAAGTGAACTGGAAACTGGGGAAG GATATGGAGATCTGGGAAATTGTTGGATTATGGCATTATCCCATccctggtttctttcttctaGCACAGTTTTGTCTTGGAATTCTTGTAGCTCTTGGTAATCTTGTAAGCAATTCAGTTTTTTTATGGCTATCAAATGAGGAGAGGCAAATCTCTAATGAGAGCGAGACTGAGGAAG TAAAAGACGATGCCAAAGTCCTGCTAGTGGCTACAATAGCTTGGGGGTTGCGTAAATGTTCTCGGGCTATTGTGCTGTTGCTGATTTTCCTAATTGCGACGAAACCCGGTCTCATTCATGCTGTATATG TTATATTCTTCTTTGCCTACCTGCTGagtcataacataaataaaaggaTGCGCCAATCCCTTATTCTACTCTGCGAGGCTCATTTTGCGATATTATACGTTCTTCAGCTTAATCTGGTTTCCAGAAAATTGGAAAATGAAGGATCTATAAGCAAGGAAGTTTTAAAACAGTTAG GTCTCATTGGGAATGATAGTTCTTGGGACTTCCTTGAAATAGCTCTGCTTGCATGTTTTTGTGCCATTCATAACCATGGCTTTGAGATGTTATTCTCATTTTCTGCTATTGTTCAGCACACACCCAGTCCTCCAATTGGATTTAGCATTCTGAGAGCTGGTCTGAACAAATCAGTTCTTTTGTCGGTCTATTCCACTTCCAACTTCAGAGACGATTACGAGAATCGTTCCCATG AGAGAAAGGTAGCTTTATATCTCAGTGAAATTGGAAAGAAGTTCttatccatctacaaatcatttGGACCATATATAGCTTTTCTCACCATTCTTTTTGCGGTGTACCTTGTGAGACCCAATTATATATCATTTGGTTACATTTTCCTTCTCCTTTTCTGGATTATTGGAAGACAGCTTGTTGAGAAAACAAAACGCCGTCTATGGTTTCCGCTCAAAGCATACGCCATAGGAGTTTTCATCTTCATGTATATTTTAAGTATTTTCCCTACAATCTAGACATGGATGTCTGCAGAAGTTGATCTTTTTGTGTTCTTTGGCTATGATACAGAATCTTCTTTGTTAGGGAATCTTTGGGAGTCTCTGGCTATACTGATTGTTATGCAACTTTATAGCTATGAAAGAAGACAAAGCAAACATATGAATGCGCAAGATCACGATCCAATGCAATTAGGGATATTGGGGTTCATTAAGCGATTTCTGATCTGGCACAGCCAAAAGTTTTTGCTTATTGCTCTGTTCTATGCGTCATTATCCCCAATAAGTGCATTTGGGTTTTTGTATCTTCTTGGTCTTGTTTGCTGTTCAGTTTTGCCTACAGCCTCCCGAATCCCATCCAAATCTTTTTTAATTTACACAGGATTTCTGGTGACTGCTGAGTATTTATTTCAGATGTGGGGTAAACAGGCTAAAATGTTTCCTGGTCAAGAGTACCATGACATATCTCTTTTTCTGGGTTTACAAGTCTATAAACCAAGTTTTGAGGGCCTAGAATCTGGTTTGAGGGCCAAAGTACTGGTGATTGCTGCATGTACCCTTCAGTATAATGTTTTTCGTTGGTTGGAGAAAAGGTCTACTATTTTGAATGTAGGTAGATCAGAGGACCCTTGCCCGTTATTTCTTTCAGCAGAAGATCTTTCTACTGCTGTTTCAACTTCTGATGGGTATAACCAGACATTATCTGCATCTAGGGACATGGCTACTCCAAGAACAGGACAAAGCAATTCATGCCCGTCTTTCAGGCATGGTATCCATCAATCATCTCAGGCTTCGTCCTCTAGAAGAAGCAGCAGCACTCGTGCACctagaaaatattcatttggaTATATCTGGGGAACCATGAATGACAGCCACCGGTGGAATAATAAAAGGATCGTTGCCTTGAAACAAGAGAGATTTGAAATGCAGCAGACAACACTAAAAGTTTACCTGAAGTTTTGGATGGAAAACATGTTCAAACTCTTCGGTCTTGAGATAAATATGATAGCACTACTGCTAGCCAGTTTTGCTTTGCTAAATGCCATTTCTATTCTTTACATTGCTTGTCTTGCCTCCTGCATCCTGTTGGGACGACCTATCATACGTAAACTGTGGCCAATCTTCGTCTTTCTGTTTGCCACAATTCTTCTTGCTGAATATTTTGAAATGTGGAAGAACATGATGCCTTTCAATCAGCATGTTTCAACTGAGACCAATGTGCGTTGCCATGATTGCTGGAAAAACTCAA CATATTTCCACTACTGTCAAAAATGTTGGTTGG GTCTTATTGTTGATGACCCTCGAATGCTGATAAGTTCTTTTATGGTCTTCATTCTTGCTTGTTTTAAACTCCGCGCAGATCGCATGTCCAGTTTTTCAGGATCATCTACATATCGTCAGGTGCTTTCTCAGCGTAAAAATGCTTTTGTTTGGCAAGATCTTTCATTTGAAACGAAAAGCATGTGGACTTTTCTCGACTATTTGAGGGTTTACTGTTATTGTCATCTATTAGATCTAGTACTTGCGTTGATTCTTATCACGGGAACTCTGGAATATGACATTCTACACCTTGGATACCTTTGCTTTGCTCTTATTTTCTTCCGTTTGAGGCTGACCatactgaagaagaaaaataagATATTCAAGTACTTGCGTGCGTACAATTTTGCTGTTATTGTTCTCTCTCTGGCCTATCAGTCTCCTTTTATAGGGGATTTTAATGCAGGGAAGTGTGAAACAATTGATTATATTTATGAGGTGATCGGattttataaatatgattatggATTCCGGATCACATCAAGATCTGCTTTGGTTGAAATCATCATTTTTGTTCTGGTGTCACTCCAGTCATATATGTTTTCTTCTTCGGAATTTGATTATGTATTTAGATACCTCGAAGCAGAACAAATTGGTGCAATTGTACGCGAGCAAGAGAAAAAAGCTGCTTGGAAAACCAAACAGTTGCAGCACATTCGTGAATCTGAGGTGAAGAAACGTCAGCGGAACTTACAAGTTGAGAAAATGAAGTCTGAGATGCTCAACCTACAAATTCAGCTCCATGGTATGAATTGCACTGCTTTTTATGACGACGTTTCACCGACTAAAGAAGGCTTGAGAAGAAGGAAGAATGCTTCACTAAGTCGGCAAGATAGTGGAGGCTTTGAGAAACGAGATGGGGATATCCATCCCGATTCACAATTTTCTTTCAATGTGTATGAATCTCCTAGAGGTATAAGAGCAGAAAGTCCTTTTGCAGTTGATTTTGAAAAACACTTGATGGATGCATCCCTCTTCGAGATTACGGAACTTGAGGAGGATGCAGGTGATAATGTTATTGATGACTCAACCAAAGCAGACAAAGCTAAAAGCCAATCAAAGGACAATCCGTTAGCTTCTGCTGTACAGTTAATAGGAGATGGTGTTTTCCAAGTGCAGTCAATTGGAAGTCAGGCTGTTAGCAATCTTGTTAGCTTTTTGAATATTGTACCTGAAGATTCTAATTCAAATGAGCCCTCATCTGTTGAATATGAACTTTCTAATGACAGAGGAAGACCAGATGTTAAAAATAAACACTTGAATCGTACGGCGTCCTTGCAGTCTGACAGGAGTAGAACTTCGGATCCTGCAAGTCTACAGATTGGACGGATAGTTCATCACATATGGTCCCGTATGAGATCAAATAATGATATTGTGTGTTACTGTTGTTTCGTTCTTGTGTTTCTATGGAATTTCAGTTTGCTTTCTGTGGTGTATTTGTCAGCTCTGTTCTTATATGCTCTCTGCGTGAATACAGGGCCAAGTTACATTTTCTGGATTGTGATACTAATTTATACAGAGATATATATCTTGGTTCAGTATATTTACCAAATCATGATACAGCATTGTAGTTTCAGCATACATTCTGCCCTTCTGCCCAAGTTGGGGTTTCCTACAAAAAGGATAAAATCATCATTTGTTATCAGTTTGCTACCTCTTTTTTTGGTGTACTTGTCTACTTTATTACAGAGCTCTATAACTGCAAAAGATGGCGAGTGGCT TTCTGCGGGATTTAATGGTCGAGGGAGATTGCTAAATAGAAAGCAGGTTGTGGCAGGCTCTAGCTGTTGGGTGAAAGCAAAGAAATTCTTCCAATTAATGAAACAGGCGACTGAAATGGTAATCCTTGGCTGTTCTAGATACTGGAAATCTCTGACACAAGAAGCTGAATCTCCTCCATACTTTGTTCAATTGTCCATGGATGTGAAATCATGGCCCGAGGATGGGATTCAACCGGAGAGGATCGAGTCTGCAGTAAATCAGATTCTCAGGCTTGTGCATGAGAGTAACTGCAAGAAAGAAAATCCTAACCATTGCCCTTATGCCAGCAAGGTTCAAATTCGAAGTATTGAAAAAAGCACTGAAAATGTGAATGTGGCCTTGGTTGTTTTTGAGGTTGTTTGTACCTCTCCATTAGCAGAGTGTGCTCCAGCAGAACAATTCAGCACGCTTACTCCAGCATCTGATGTTGCAAAAGAGATCCTTAAAGCACGACTTGCTCACCTTGTTGAAGAAGCTGGATTTCCATACTCTATACTCTCAGTAATTGGAGGAGGCAAAAGAGATATTGACCTTTATGCATATATCTTTGGGGCTGATTTGATGGTTTTCTTTCTAGTTGCTATATTTTATCAATCTGTCATAAAAAATAAGAGTGAATTTCTGGAATATTATCAGCTTGAGGATCAATTTCCGAAAGAGTTTGTATCAATTCTTATG ATAATTTTCTTCTTGATGATTCTTGATCGCATCATGTACTTATGTTCATTTGCGATGGGGAAGGTcatattttatcttttcaacCTCATTCTTTTCACTTATATCATTACCGAGTATGCTTGGAATATGGATACTTCACAGCAGAATGCAGCTGGATTGGCCCTTCGAGCAATATATCTTACTAAAGCGGTTTCTTTTGCTTTACAAGCCATGCAAATTCGATTTGGCATTCCTCATAAAAGTACACTGTATCGTCAGTTTCTAACCAGTGACGTATCTCGTTTTAATTACTTAGGATATAGGCTTTATCGTGCTTTGCCTTTTCTGTACGAATTGCGATGTGTCCTTGATTGGTCATGCACAGCTACATCACTGACAATGTATGACTGGCTGAAG TTGGAGGATATAAATGCAAGCTTGTACCTCGTCAAATGTGATAATGTTCTGAACAGAGCTAAACATAAACAAGGAGACAAGCAAACAAAGATGACTAAGTTTTGCAATGGCATATGCCTGTTCTTTATTTTGAGTTGTGTTATTTGGGCTCCAATGCTG ATGTACAGTAGTGGCAATCCATCAAACATTGCGAATCCAATTAATGACGCCAGTTTTCAGTTCGACATTAAGACAGACGGTGGAAGGTTGACCTTGTTCCAGACAACTCTTTGTGAAAGAATTGCATGGGATCATGTAAATGCAACTGGTGATCTTGATCCTCAATATTATCTGAGCTCATATAATGTGAATGACATTCAACTCATTTGTTGCCAAGCTGATGCAAGTACTCTGTGGTTTGTACCTGATGTGGTTCAGAAGCAGTTTATCCAGTCTCTGGGTAATACTTTTATGGATATGAAATATTCTTGGGTTCTGATGAGGGACCGACCAAAGGGCAAGGAAACTGTGAAATATGAAAAAAGTGTTGATCCGTCAGATCTTCCCAAAGCATCAGAAGTTGAGGGAGTTCTAAATGGTTCATTTAGCAGTTTTAGGGTTCATAATATCTATCCAAGATTTTTCCGTGTTACTGGTTCTGGTGAAGTAAGACCTTTTGAGCAGGAG GTAAATGATGTCAATGCTGATCTTGTCCTA CTACATCATGGTACTTCTAAATGGTGGTCCTTCCATGTTATAAATTCTTTTAATACAAGTAGCTGCCGTGGCTTGTTAGGGCCAATGGCTATCATTGTATCAGAGGAAACTCCAC AAGGATTTCTTGGAGAGACTCTCAGCAAATTCAGCATTTGGGGTTTATACATAACATTTGTGCTAGCTGTAGGCCGGTTTATCAGATTGCAATGTTCTGACCTCAGGATGAGAATACCATTTGAGAATCTTCCTTCCTGTGACAG GTTGATAGCCATCTGCGAGGATATATATGCTGCCAGAGCAGAAGGTGAACTTGGGGTTGAAGAGGTCCTTTACTGGACACTCATCAAGATTTACCGATCACCACATATGTTGCTTGAATATACCAATCCCAGCTAG